The nucleotide sequence AAATTGCTAGTGCttacttttttttgaaatttattttcagGTTTGAGCCTCTCCGGGTATCACCTTATGAAATCAATGTTTCCATTAATTATGATAAATCCGTTGTTTACCATTgacttttcaacaaaattgttgccTAATTAGTGTAACTTAATCAAAGCGAATAAAATATTGGTTCCTAGTTGGTTAGAGAACATGGTATTAGGAGACAATTCTTTAGGTATAAATACAAATGGTATTCAATTAAtattttggttgcaaaatactttttttttggttcaAGAAAAGTCAAGTTTTTCTTAACAATGTACAACCGACTCCCTATACTCATTTGCTTCTTTCTTTGTATCAGTATCAGTGAAGCCCACGGAGGTTCCACCAAGTATCAAAataacaaatacaaaaagtATTACAATGCCTGTAGTGGTCAAATGCAAGCAGAGGTTACTTTCTGCGATGCTAAAGAAAgatcttgttcttgttccaattcaaattcattggcCACACTTGCAAGTTGTTTATATGCTGTGGGTCATAcatcaaagaaaagttgGTCTCCTTTAGTTGATTATTGTTCTCGATATCAAGTGACATTGGATGATAACTGGTTTGATACTGCTCTTGCAAACTATAAAAAGAATGCTAAATCTGCCAGtgagattgaaaacttcAATGTATCAGAACCAATTGATGTCCCATTTATTTTGAACACAACTAATATGAAAATATATCAGGAGTCATATGGGAAATTTTATGACAATTTGTATGACTCGATCTATTACGGTGCAGGGTTTTTGGGATACtggttgttggtgttgctTTTGGGGGCAATTTTAAACTGGACAAAGTTTTTATTCCCAGGAtttacaaagaaaatgacTAATCCAGCTATCAACTTTTGGAGAACCAATGTATCAATTCCAGCTACATTTGGTAAAAAAAAGTCACAAGAACAGCAATTTTTAAAAGTGTTTAGCTTTTTGATCCCCTCTAGATTTGAATCGTTGgtgattttcttgttttattGTGTGGTGATTTGGCTCAACTCAATGAGTTTGAGAGCTATTAAAGAGGATGTATACTTTGGCTCCAAGTATCAGGNNNNNNNNNNNNNNNNNNNNNNNNNNNNNNNNNNNNNNNNNNNNNNNNNNNNNNNNNNNNNNNNNNNNNNNNNNNNNNNNNNNNNNNNNNNNNNNNNNNNNNNNNNNNNNNNNNNNNNNNNNNNNNNNNNNNNNNNNNNNNNNNNNNNNNNNNNNNNNNNNNNNNNNNNNNNNNNNNNNNNNNNNNNNNNNNNNNNNNNNNNNNNNNNNNNNNNNNNNNNNNNNNNNNNNNNNNNNNNNNNNNNNNNNNNNNNNNNNNNNNNNNNNNNNNNNNNNNNNNNNNNNNNNNNNNNNNNNNNNNNNNNNNNNNNNNNNNNNNNNNNNNNNNNNNNNNNNNNNNNNNNNNNNNNNNNNNNNNNNNNNNNNNNNNNNNNNNNNNNNNNNNNNNNNNNNNNNNNNNNNNNNNNNNNNNNNNNNNNNNNNNNNNNNNNNNNNNNNNNNNNNNNNNNNNNNNNNNNNNNNNNNNNNNNNNNNNNNNNNNNNNNNNNNNNNNNNNNNNNNNNNNNNNNNNNNNNNNNNNNNNNNNNNNNNNNNNNNNNNNNNNNNNNNNNNNNNNNNNNNNNNNNNNNNNNNNNNNNNNNNNNNNNNNNNNNNNNNNNNNNNNNNNNNNNNNNNNNNNNNNNNNNNNNNNNNNNNNNNNNNNNNNNNNNNNNNNNNNNNNNNNNNNNNNNNNNNNNNNNNNNNNNNNNNNNNNNNNNNNNNNNNNNNNNNNNNNNNNNNNNNNNNNNNNNNNNNNNNNNNNNNNNNNNNNNNNNNNNNNNNNNNNNNNNNNNNNNNNNNNNNNNNNNNNNNNNNNNNNNNNNNNNNNNNNNNNNNNNNNNNNNNNNNNNNNNNNNNNNNNNNNNNNNNNNNNNNNNNNNNNNNNNNNNNNNNNNNNNNNNNNNNNNNNNNNNNNNNNNNNNNNNNNNNNNNNNNNNNNNNNNNNNNNNNNNNNNNNNNNNNNNNNNNNNNNNNGTCAAACctggaaaaaaaagagtTGATTTTTACGAACAAGTTCAAGTATGGGCTTAATTCTCGATCCACTCAGCGCTTGAATTGTAGgttgttttgataaaaaaattgctgaattttacaaaattattCGAAGTTAAGGACCAGTTTTGTAATTTAGCCCATTTGCGTAATGTTTGATCTTTTCCTGCTTTAGTATTTTAATATTCACGCTACTATTCGCTACTATTGTCATTTTGATGCTGCAAATTGGTCTTTGCACCgctatttttttttttggtattcaatttcaaatgcaatacaacaaatatACATAAGAGCATTTCATTTTGTGGTGGACAAAGTTAAATTGCTCTATTGACGAAGGTGGCTAAACATGGGTGTACGTATACGCAGGAGTAGAGCAAATGAATCtattgaaacaataaaagattttctctttctcttcgGGTTATGTGGTATCACTCTATACTTCACTaaataaaagaaatgcAATAAAAATCGTTTTCTTGGCAGTCTaaaaattggttttgtaCTCTCACTGCAAAGCACAACTATTGCCCTGCCTCTATTTAACGCAAAAAAGTGGACTGTCATTGGCTAAATTACAGAAACACATTATGTAAGGAGACACATTGGAAAGTAATGGATTTTGACGTTTAAGCCAAGAGATTCCATTTCTAGGTACCCCTTAAATTGTCATTCCAAGCTTTGACTATAAATGAATTACACCCCATGTGCCTCAGCCACAGTCTCGAATTACATCTCctcttttcatcaaacaatttctttttttgttcgTCTGTGTACAAGATGTAAAAGAACTATTGTAATTTTAAAGTAGAAGTTCTATTGTTGACTAGAAAGCTGAGATTGTTTGCCttgaattttgtaaaagaaaacaatgaaattgaagattttttttattcttaTCTTTAACAATAACTATTATCAAAACGATCAGTTATATTGTTTACTGTCTCCTTACGTATAAacattttttcaattgttaaatttttttgtttgcaCAGAAGTAAAGCAAACTCACCTTTGATTGGCTAAAAAATGAATACggaaattaaaaattgaCATATGGGTTTGTGTTAAATTAgtgtttttaattttgtaacCACTTTCTAACGATGAAACGTATTGGGCGCAATGCCAAAAATAATCAGTGCCTTGGCAGGTAATGGGAGACTCTCCGGAAGATGTATGGTAAATCAGCGGTAGATAAGAAGTGCCAAGACGTGAATAAGTACCTTATTTTTGATAAGGATCTAAACTTTACTGATTAGGTTTTGTAGGGGGTTTCTGTTCAATGAAAGCGCAAATGTAGGAACATGCTATTTAAATCAGTTGATTTCTCAAATGCTGAACCAAATAACAATTTAAAATAGGCTTACCCGCAaagttttttctttttatgTTGCATTTTATTCtttattatttttatttctaTAAGGCACAAATGATATCTGTTTTGCGTTTGAATGTTTATAATTGGCTGCTGGGAGTCTACAATACATCGCCTTTCTACTTGGTTCTATTTTCTGCCGCGGTTACTGCCTCTGAATACTTCTGTTTCTGAAGAGCGCACAACCGTTAGATTTTTTGAACTATATCTTCTCAAGTAGAAGAGATACACCGTGGGAATAATTATCAACGGAGAAAAATTAGCTGCATCGAAAGGTTGAAAAGTGGTCATAGACTTAATTATGTTCTATGATCTCCTTTGTTTCAGTACATCTGATTTTTTTAACAACTTATCTGATTGGATCAGTGTAATTGTCTTTGTGTAaacatattttttttattgtgaTCTGTTGGGCTAGAATTCCAACCTTTTTCCATATTCCCTataattttaaatttcaCACATTGTTCCTTATTgtctttattgttttttttgatGTTCAATAATCTAAAACcatatattgaaattgaggcGTTGCTATTCTACTCAATATTGTTGTCCCCCTTTAATAAATTGCCTACTCAAATGGCTATTTGTACCATTTTTACCTAAACATttccttttgtttatgCTTATTGACTTCTCCAAAGTGCATGTAATACGGTCAATTAATACTTTGTGGCAAAATGTGAAAAGTCTACTCTATGATTGGTGAAAAGAGCCTGGATATTAGCGATGTTTCCTCCATTATAAAAAGTAAGAGGATTCCATTAAAAATATTGCAGTTTAAAATTTTCCGGTTATTACAATTATCAACTCAGATTCATGCTACCGGTCATGTATAGCAGCCGACTTTGCTTATTTGTTTGCTTATTGCTTTGGGCCAACATTGGTGAAGCCAAGGTGGGAAGTAAATACGAAAATGGTAAATACAAAAGATTCTACTATGCCTGTAACAGTCAAATGGCAACAGAAGTTACTTTTTGCGACCCCTTAAATACAACTTGCCCTTGTACAAACCCAAATTCCTTGGCAACGATTGCAGGATGCTTATACAGTGTGGGGCATACGTCAGAAAAAAGTTGGTCACCCATTATACAAACTTGTGCTTATAGCAATGTCACCCTTGATGACGATTGGTTTGACACGGCTCTTGAAGATTATAAACAAAATGCCAAATCTGCTAgtgagattgaaaattttaataTGTCGGTACCTATTGATGTTCCTTTTATCTTGAACAAATCCAATACTGCGGTTTACCAAGAGTCTTATAAGAGGTTTTACAATAACCTTTACgatgcaattgattatgGTGCTGGTTTCTTGGGATACTGGTTGTTAGTGTTGCTTTTGGGGgcaattttcaactggATGAAATTCTTGTTTCCAGGGCttacaaagaaaatgacTGGCCCTGTAATTAACTTTTGGAGATCAAATGTAGCAATACCGGCTACATttagaaagaaaaagtcacaagaacaacaatttttgaaaatattcaGTTTCTTGATTCCATCAAGATTTGAATCGTTGgtgattttcttgttttattGTGTGGTAATTTGGCTTAATGCTATAAACTTGAAAGGAATGCACGGTGACGTTGTTTTTGAATCTAAATATCAAGCTGAGATTAGATACGTCGCTGATAGAACTNNNNNNNNNNNNNNNNNNNNNNNNNNNNNNNNNNNNNNNNNNNNNNNNNNNNNNNNNNNNNNNNNNNNNNNNNNNNNNNNNNNNNNNNNNNNNNNNNNNNNNNNNNNNNNNNNNNNNNNNNNNNNNNNNNNNNNNNNNNNNNNNNNNNNNNNNNNNNNNNNNNNNNNNNNNNNNNNNNNNNNNNNNNNNNNNNNNNNNNNNNNNNNNNNNNNNNNNNNNNNNNNNNNNNNNNNNNNNNNNNNNNNNNNNNNNNNNNNNNNNNNNNNNNNNNNNNNNNNNNNNNNNNNNNNNNNNNNNNNNNNNNNNNNNNNNNNNNNNNNNNNNNNNNNNNNNNNNNNNNNNNNNNNNNNNNNNNNNNNNNNNNNNNNNNNNNNNNNNNNNNNNNNNNNNNNNNNNNNNNNNNNNNNNNNNNNNNNNNNNNNNNNNNNNNNNNNNNNNNNNNNNNNNNNNNNNNNNNNNNNNNNNNNNNNNNNNNNNNNNNNNNNNNNNNNNNNNNNNNNNNNNNNNNNNNNNNNNNNNNNNNNNNNNNNNNNNNNNNNNNNNNNNNNNNNNNNNNNNNNNNNNNNNNNNNNNNNNNNNNNNNNNNNNNNNNNNNNNNNNNNNNNNNNNNNNNNNNNNNNNNNNNNNNNNNNNNNNNNNNNNNNNNNNNNNNNNNNNNNNNNNNNNNNNNNNNNNNNNNNNNNNNNNNNNNNNNNNNNNNNNNNNNNNNNNNNNNNNNNNNNNNNNNNNNNNNNNNNNNNNNNNNNNNNNNNNNNNNNNNNNNNNNNNNNNNNNNNNNNNNNNNNNNNNNNNNNNNNNNNNNNNNNNNNNNNNNNNNNNNNNNNNNNNNNNNNNNNNNNNNNNNNNNNNNNNNNNNNNNNNNNNNNNNNNNNNNNNNNNNNNNNNNNNNNNNNNNNNNNNNNNNNNNNNNNNNNNNNNNNNNNNNNNNNNNNNNNNNNNNNNNNNNNNNNNNNNNNNNNNNNNNNNNNNNNNNNNNNNNNNNNNN is from Candida orthopsilosis Co 90-125, chromosome 1 draft sequence and encodes:
- a CDS encoding hypothetical protein (incomplete, gene extends across a gap in the sequence); the protein is MQAEVTFCDAKERSCSCSNSNSLATLASCLYAVGHTSKKSWSPLVDYCSRYQVTLDDNWFDTALANYKKNAKSASEIENFNVSEPIDVPFILNTTNMKIYQESYGKFYDNLYDSIYYGAGFLGYWLLVLLLGAILNWTKFLFPGFTKKMTNPAINFWRTNVSIPATFGKKKSQEQQFLKVFSFLIPSRFESLVIFLFYCVVIWLNSMSLRAIKEDVYFGSKYQ
- a CDS encoding hypothetical protein (incomplete, gene ends into a gap in the genome sequence), whose product is MATEVTFCDPLNTTCPCTNPNSLATIAGCLYSVGHTSEKSWSPIIQTCAYSNVTLDDDWFDTALEDYKQNAKSASEIENFNMSVPIDVPFILNKSNTAVYQESYKRFYNNLYDAIDYGAGFLGYWLLVLLLGAIFNWMKFLFPGLTKKMTGPVINFWRSNVAIPATFRKKKSQEQQFLKIFSFLIPSRFESLVIFLFYCVVIWLNAINLKGMHGDVVFESKYQAEIRYVADRT